TCTAGGTATCTGTTCTGCACTAGCGGTAACAACTAAACTAGAAACTGCCGTGGTAATGGGGATTGCAGTAAGCTTTGTAACAGGCTTTTCAAGTATGTTCATTGCAATGATCCGTAACTATATCCCAAATAGTATTCGTATCATTGTACAGATGGCGATTATTGCCTCTTTGGTAATTCTGGTTGACCAAATCTTACGAGCGTATGCATATGACTTATCAAAACAGCTTTCTGTATTCGTAGGTCTTATCATTACTAACTGTATCGTAATGGGACGTGCAGAAGCCTTTGCAATGAAATCAGGTCCTGTAGAGAGTTTTGTCGACGGTATTGGTAACGGTTTAGGTTATGGTGCAATCCTTGTGATTGTAGCCTTTATTCGTGAATTAATCGGTTCAGGTAAACTCTTTGGTATGACGGTATTCCAAACGATTCAAGACGGCGGTTGGTATCAAGCAAACGGTTTATTCTTATTAGCACCGAGTGCGTTCTTTATTATCGGCTTCTTAATTTGGGGCTTAAGAACGTGGAAACCGGAACAAGTGGAGAAATAATCAATGGAACATTATTTAAGTCTATTTGTTAAGTCCGTATTCATTGAAAATATGGCACTTTCTTTCTTCCTTGGCATGTGTACATTCCTTGCGGTATCTAAGAAAGTTTCAACTGCATTCGGTTTAGGGATTGCGGTAATCGTTGTACTCGGTATTGCGGTTCCGGCTAACCAAATCGTTTACGAGAACGTTTTAAAAGACGGAGCATTAATTGAAGGTGTTGATTTAACTTTCCTTAACTTTATCACCTTTATCGGTGTTATTGCTGCACTAGTGCAAATTCTTGAAATGATTTTGGATAAGTTTTTCCCTGCACTTTATAGTGCATTAGGTATCTTCTTACCACTTATTACCGTAAACTGTGCAATCTTCGGTGCGGTATCATTTATGGTTCAACGTGAATATAACTTCGGTGAATCTGTGGTATATGGTATCGGTGCAGGTACAGGCTGGATGTTAGCGATTGTGGCGTTAGCAGGTTTAACTGAGAAAATGAAATACTC
Above is a genomic segment from Actinobacillus indolicus containing:
- a CDS encoding NADH:ubiquinone reductase (Na(+)-transporting) subunit D, with the translated sequence MASNKLKDLLLSPVVNNNPIALQILGICSALAVTTKLETAVVMGIAVSFVTGFSSMFIAMIRNYIPNSIRIIVQMAIIASLVILVDQILRAYAYDLSKQLSVFVGLIITNCIVMGRAEAFAMKSGPVESFVDGIGNGLGYGAILVIVAFIRELIGSGKLFGMTVFQTIQDGGWYQANGLFLLAPSAFFIIGFLIWGLRTWKPEQVEK
- the nqrE gene encoding NADH:ubiquinone reductase (Na(+)-transporting) subunit E, whose product is MEHYLSLFVKSVFIENMALSFFLGMCTFLAVSKKVSTAFGLGIAVIVVLGIAVPANQIVYENVLKDGALIEGVDLTFLNFITFIGVIAALVQILEMILDKFFPALYSALGIFLPLITVNCAIFGAVSFMVQREYNFGESVVYGIGAGTGWMLAIVALAGLTEKMKYSDVPAGLRGLGITFITAGLMALGFMSFSGIQL